In Thermus hydrothermalis, a single genomic region encodes these proteins:
- the tsaB gene encoding tRNA (adenosine(37)-N6)-threonylcarbamoyltransferase complex dimerization subunit type 1 TsaB produces the protein MGLVWTLTLDTATPYLALGAFRGEEGVGRVVRLGRRHEEALFGLLDEVLAEAGAKKEEIGALVLGTGPGSYTGLRIALAAGLGIALAQGARVYGVSSLLAASWPFLAEGGPPLTPLFTARNRLYYGATYAKREGKPLELAPPRKLKAEELPQAGLLLDPPPDPRALYELLPFAQEGVEPLYL, from the coding sequence ATGGGGCTTGTGTGGACCCTGACCCTGGACACCGCCACCCCCTACCTGGCCCTGGGCGCCTTCCGGGGGGAAGAGGGGGTGGGCCGGGTGGTGCGCCTGGGAAGGCGGCACGAGGAGGCGCTTTTTGGCCTCCTGGACGAGGTATTGGCCGAAGCGGGGGCGAAAAAGGAGGAGATCGGCGCCCTGGTCTTGGGCACGGGCCCAGGCTCCTACACGGGCCTCCGCATCGCCCTGGCGGCGGGGCTTGGCATCGCCTTGGCCCAAGGGGCCCGGGTCTATGGGGTTAGCTCCCTCCTCGCCGCCTCTTGGCCCTTCTTGGCGGAAGGAGGGCCGCCCCTCACCCCCCTCTTCACCGCCAGGAACCGGCTCTACTACGGGGCCACCTACGCCAAGCGGGAGGGGAAGCCCTTGGAGCTAGCCCCGCCCCGAAAGCTCAAGGCGGAGGAGCTTCCCCAAGCGGGCCTCCTCCTGGACCCGCCCCCTGACCCCCGGGCCCTTTACGAGCTCCTCCCCTTCGCCCAGGAAGGGGTGGAGCCCCTTTACCTCTAG
- a CDS encoding flavodoxin family protein: MGLRVLGVNASARTDGFTTELLDEVLEAARRKGATTERLDLVKHPFPLCVGNYSQDPSSCGPETCVQGPWDGFGKVAERILNADAVVFATPVYWFSVSARMKALLERMTSMENQGLLNLGKPMALLAVAEEEGASQALAQMLLPLSYMGFVLAPLGLVYAHRRGLATFKENPELVEDARIAGENLVLLAERLRGAPFQEPPPSYTYRVPRLPGVAAD; encoded by the coding sequence ATGGGCTTACGCGTGCTCGGCGTCAACGCATCGGCACGGACGGACGGGTTTACGACGGAGCTTTTGGACGAGGTTTTGGAGGCGGCCAGGCGCAAGGGCGCCACCACGGAGCGCCTGGACTTGGTGAAGCACCCCTTTCCCTTATGCGTGGGGAACTACTCCCAAGACCCTTCCTCCTGCGGCCCCGAAACCTGCGTGCAGGGGCCTTGGGACGGGTTTGGCAAGGTGGCGGAGCGGATCCTGAACGCCGACGCCGTGGTCTTCGCCACCCCCGTGTACTGGTTTAGCGTTTCCGCCCGGATGAAGGCCCTCCTGGAGCGGATGACCTCCATGGAGAACCAGGGGCTCTTGAACCTGGGCAAGCCCATGGCCCTCCTGGCGGTGGCCGAGGAGGAGGGGGCGAGCCAAGCCTTGGCCCAGATGCTCCTGCCCCTTTCCTACATGGGCTTCGTCCTTGCGCCCCTGGGCCTCGTCTATGCCCACCGGCGGGGGCTTGCCACCTTTAAGGAGAACCCGGAACTGGTGGAGGACGCCCGCATCGCCGGGGAGAACCTGGTCCTCCTGGCGGAAAGGCTTAGGGGGGCCCCCTTCCAGGAGCCCCCTCCCAGCTACACCTACCGGGTTCCCCGCCTCCCGGGGGTGGCCGCCGACTAG
- a CDS encoding carbohydrate ABC transporter permease has protein sequence MRGYPLHLLLSFGVLWALAVLAERLGFAPAFLVPLGALAYGGLALYGLRFGLRHALLLLGLLAPWFPWASVLVPLAFALLFGRRMGEKEQAAFYGWALVWPALALLLVWQVFPTFYAFYLSLFEKVNFLRPAAFAGLENYQILLRDPLFWRALGNTFWYVLFTVPTGLLLATAIAILLNTGVAFQGFYRTLYFLPYITALTAAAAVWRWIYHPEFGFLNWLLGTPGLDWLNTPTGVFALLLRPLGLEPQGFWAGPSLAFVAVMAMSVWHFLGYQVVILLAGLQAIPKEYYEAAALDGANFFQQHRLITWPLLSPTTFFLFTLGVIGAFQVFTQVYVLTPTGGVLQDTLTLAFYLYNKGFRDSDFSYASAIAMVTFLIILVLTLVQRRVLEQRVNYEV, from the coding sequence ATGCGGGGGTACCCGTTGCACCTTCTCCTCTCCTTTGGGGTCCTTTGGGCCTTGGCGGTGCTGGCGGAAAGGCTCGGCTTTGCGCCGGCCTTTTTGGTTCCCCTTGGGGCTTTGGCCTATGGCGGTTTGGCCCTTTACGGCCTCCGCTTTGGCCTCCGCCATGCGCTTTTGCTTTTGGGGCTTCTCGCCCCCTGGTTTCCCTGGGCTTCCGTCCTCGTCCCCCTCGCCTTCGCCCTCCTCTTTGGCCGGCGCATGGGGGAGAAGGAGCAGGCGGCCTTTTACGGGTGGGCTTTGGTCTGGCCCGCCCTGGCCCTTCTCTTGGTCTGGCAGGTCTTTCCCACCTTTTACGCCTTTTACCTGAGCCTTTTTGAGAAGGTGAACTTCCTGCGCCCGGCGGCGTTCGCTGGGCTTGAGAACTACCAGATCCTCCTTAGGGACCCGCTCTTTTGGCGGGCTTTGGGCAACACCTTCTGGTACGTGCTCTTCACCGTGCCCACAGGGCTTCTCCTGGCCACCGCCATCGCCATCCTCTTGAACACGGGGGTGGCCTTCCAGGGGTTTTACCGCACGCTTTACTTCCTCCCCTACATCACCGCCCTCACGGCGGCGGCGGCGGTGTGGCGGTGGATCTACCACCCGGAGTTCGGTTTTCTCAACTGGCTTCTCGGCACCCCGGGCCTGGACTGGCTCAACACCCCCACGGGGGTCTTTGCCCTTCTCCTTAGGCCCCTGGGCCTCGAGCCCCAGGGCTTTTGGGCGGGGCCGAGCCTGGCCTTCGTGGCGGTGATGGCCATGAGCGTCTGGCACTTCCTGGGGTACCAGGTGGTGATCCTTTTGGCGGGGCTTCAGGCCATCCCCAAGGAGTACTACGAGGCGGCGGCGCTGGACGGGGCCAACTTCTTCCAGCAACACCGCCTCATCACCTGGCCCCTCCTTTCCCCCACCACCTTCTTCCTCTTCACCCTGGGGGTGATCGGGGCCTTCCAGGTCTTCACCCAGGTCTACGTCCTCACCCCCACGGGGGGGGTCTTGCAGGACACCCTGACCCTGGCCTTTTACCTCTACAACAAGGGCTTCCGCGATTCCGACTTCTCCTACGCCAGCGCCATCGCCATGGTGACCTTCCTGATCATCCTGGTCCTTACCCTGGTGCAGCGGCGGGTCTTGGAGCAGCGGGTGAACTATGAGGTTTAG